From Hydractinia symbiolongicarpus strain clone_291-10 chromosome 11, HSymV2.1, whole genome shotgun sequence, the proteins below share one genomic window:
- the LOC130614851 gene encoding adenosylhomocysteinase-like, with amino-acid sequence MVSPPGPDKKPAYKVADLSAADLGRRYISLAENEMPGLMTMRTRYGPSKPLKGARIAGCLHMTIQTAVLIETLTELGAEVQWSSCNIFSTQDHAAAAIAKTGVPVYAWKGETDEEYLWCIEQTLIFPDGQPLNMILDDGGDLTNLVHDKYPELMSGVKGLSEETTTGVHNLYKMFKNNTLKCPAINVNDSVTKSKFDNLYGCRESLVDGIKRATDVMIAGKICVVAGYGDVGKGCAQALRAFGARVIITEIDPINALQAAMAGYEVTTINEACSKARIFVTSTGCSGIITGEHFQKMAEDTIVCNIGHFDCELDVQWLNDNCKKEVVKPQVDRYTLPNGNHIILLAEGRLVNLGCAHGHPSFVMSNSFTNQVLAQIELWQRHDQYTLGVHMLPKKLDEEVARLHLEHLSVKLTELTDEQAEYLNLPKGGPYKPEHYRY; translated from the exons CCGATTTATCAGCTGCCGACCTTGGAAGGCGTTATATTAGTTTGGCTGAAAATGAAATGCCTGGTTTGATGACAATGCGCACACGTTATGGACCAAGCAAGCCCCTAAAGGGAGCTCGCATTGCTGGTTGCTTGCATATGACAATACAAACAGCTGTTCTCATTGAGACACTTACTGAACTGGGAGCTGAGGTGCAGTGGTCTTCCTGTAATATTTTCTCCACTCAAGACCATGCTGCAGCTGCAATAGCAAAAACTGGTGTTCCAGTGTATGCTTGGAAAGGGGAAACTGATGAGGAATACTTGTGGTgtattgaacaaactttgatttttcCTGATGGGCAACCTTTAAACATGATATTGGATGATGGTGGTGACCTGACGAATTTAGTTCATGACAAATATCCTGAATTAATGAGTG GTGTAAAAGGTTTGTCTGAAGAAACTACTACTGGTGTGCATAATTTATACAAGATGTTCAAGAACAACACGTTAAAGTGCCCTGCAATTAACGTAAATGACTCTGTAACTAAGTCCAAGTTTGATAACTTGTATGGTTGTCGCGAATCTCTTGTTGATGGGATCAAACGCGCAACAGATGTGATGATTGCTGGCAAGATTTGTGTTGTGGCTGGGTATGGCGATGTTGGAAAAGGATGTGCTCAGGCATTAAGAGCATTTGGGGCTCGTGTTATTATTACAGAAATTGACCCTATTAATGCTTTACAAGCAGCAATGGCAG GTTACGAAGTGACAACCATTAATGAAGCATGCAGTAAAGCACGTATCTTTGTTACATCGACTGGATGTTCCGGCATCATCACTGgagaacattttcaaaaaatggcAGAGGATACAATTGTTTGCAACATTGGACATTTTGACTGTGAATTGGATGTCCAATGGCTGAATGACAACTGCAAAAAAGAGGTTGTAAAACCACAg GTTGATCGGTACACTCTTCCAAACGGCAATCACATCATTTTACTTGCTGAAGGTCGTCTTGTGAACTTGGGATGTGCTCATGGCCATCCAAGTTTTGTGATGAGTAATTCATTCACGAATCAAGTTCTTGCACAAATCGAATTGTGGCAGCGACATGACCAATACACACTTGGTGTCCATATGCTCCCAAAAAAG CTCGATGAGGAAGTTGCTCGTCTCCACTTGGAACACTTAAGTGTCAAGCTTACAGAGTTAACTGATGAACAAGCAGAGTATTTGAATCTACCCAAGGGTGGACCATACAAACCAGAACATTACCGATATTAA